A stretch of Mastomys coucha isolate ucsf_1 unplaced genomic scaffold, UCSF_Mcou_1 pScaffold3, whole genome shotgun sequence DNA encodes these proteins:
- the C4a gene encoding complement C4-A → MRLLWGLAWLFSFFASSLQKPRLLLFSPSVVNLGTPLSVGVQLLDAPPGQEIKGSVFLRNPTGGPCSPKKDFRLSSANDLVLLSLEVPLKDVRSCGLFDLRRAPNIQLVAQSPWLKNTASKATETQGVNLLFSSRRGHIFVQTDQPIYNPGQRVRYRVFALDQKMRPSTDTLTVIVENSRGLRVRKKEVFDPTSIFQDDFVIPDISEPGTWKISARFSDGLESNRSTHFEVKKYVLPNFEVKITPWKPYILTVPSDHDEIQLDIQARYIYGKPVQGVAYTRFALMDEQGKRTFLRGLETQTKLVEGQTHISISKDQFQAALNKINIEVRDLEGLRLYAAAAVIESPGGEMEEAELTSWHFVSSAFSLDLSRTKQHLVPGTHFLLQALVREMSGSEASDVPVKVSATLVSGSNSEVLDLQQNTNGIGQVSISIKVPPTITELRLLVSAGSLHPAIARLTVQAPPSRGTGFLSIEPLDPRAPRVGDTFILNLRTIGIQAPTFSHYYYMVISRGQIMAMRRERRTALTAISVLVEHHLAPSFYVVAYFYHQGLPVANSLLINIQPGDCEGKLELKVDGAKEYRNGESMKLQLQTDSEAMVALGAVDTALYAVGGRSHKPLDMSKVCQTVSLSLCVADSGAKGWAEGLGGREAERAPCGLILSCPQPGLSCPKEKKSRQKRSVNFQKAISEKLGQYASPDTKRCCQDGMTKLPMARTCEQRAARVPQPACREPFLSCCKFAEDLRRNQTRSLAGLARAQDVLQEEELIDEDDILVRSFFPENWLWRVERVDRSKQLTVWLPDSLTTWEIHGVSLSKSKGLCVAKPTHVRVFRKFHLHLRLPISVRRFEQLELRPVLYNYLNDDVTVSVHVSPVEGLCLAGGGMLAQQVTVPAGSARPVAFSVVPTAAASVPLKVVARGTFDIGDAVSKILQIEKEGAIHREEMVYNLDPLNNQGRTLEIPGSSDPNIIPDGDFSSFVRVTASEPLETLGSEGALSPGGVASLLRLPRGCAEQTMIYLAPTLTASHYLDRTEQWSKLPPETKDHAVDLIQKGHMRIQQFRKKDGSFGAWLHRDSSTWLTAFVLKILSLAQEQVGDSPEKLQETASWLLSQQLGDGSFHDPCPVIHRGMQGGLVGADETVALTAFVVIALHHGLNIFQDENAQQLKNRVEASITKANSFLGQKASAGLLGAHAAAITAYALTLTKASEDLQNVAHNSLMAMAEETGENLYWGVVIGSQDNVVSPTAAPRSPSEPVPQAPALWIETTAYALLHLLLREGKGEMADKAASWLTHQGSFHGAFRSTQDTVVTLDALSAYWIASHTTEEKALNVTLSSMGRNGFKTHMLHLNNHQVKGLEEELKFSLGSTISVKVGGNSKGTLKILRTYNVLDMKNTTCQDLQIEVTVTGYVEYTREANEDYEDEDDYDMPAADDPSVHSQPVTPLQLFEGRRSRRRREAPKVAGEQESRVQYSVCIWRNGKLGLSGMAIADITLLSGFHALRADLEKLTSLSDRYVSHFETDGPHVLLYFDSVPTTRECVGFGASQEVAVGLVQPASAVLYDYYSPDHKCSVFYAAPTKSKLLSTLCSADVCQCAEGKCPRQRRSLERGVEDRDGYRMKFACYYPRVEYGFQVKVLREDGRAAFRLFETKITQVLHFTKDAKAFIGQTRNFLVRASCRLRLEPNKEYLIMGLDGVTSDLKGDPQYLLDSNSWIEEMPSERLCKSTRQRAACAQLNDFLQEYSSQGCQV, encoded by the exons ATGCGGCTCCTCTGGGGGCTGGCCTGGCTGTTCAGCTTCTTTGCCTCATCTCTGCAGAAGCCCAG GTTGCTCCTGTTCTCACCTTCTGTGGTTAATCTGGGGACCCCCCTGTCAGTGGGGGTGCAGCTCCTGGATGCTCCTCCAGGACAGGAGATAAAAGGCTCAGTGTTTCTCAGAAACCCAACGGGTGGCCCCTGCTCCCCAAAGAAGGACTTTAGGCTCAGCTCGGCAAATGacttggtgcttctcagccttgaG GTCCCACTGAAAGATGTGAGGAGCTGTGGCCTCTTTGACCTGCGCAGAGCCCCCAACATCCAGCTGGTGGCACAGTCTCCGTGGCTAAAGAACACAGCATCCAAAGCCACAGAGACTCAGGGTGTCAACCTGCTCTTCTCTTCTCGACGAGGCCACATCTTTGTGCAGACCGATCAGCCTATCTATAACCCTGGGCAGCGGG tTCGTTATCGGGTCTTTGCACTGGATCAAAAAATGCGCCCATCCACTGACACCCTCACGGTCATAGTGGAG AACTCCCGTGGCCTCCGTGTACGTAAGAAGGAGGTGTTCGACCCCACGTCCATCTTCCAAGATGACTTCGTCATTCCAGACATCTCAGA GCCGGGGACCTGGAAGATCTCAGCCAGGTTCTCAGATGGCCTGGAGTCCAATAGGAGCACTCATTTTGAAGTGAAGAAGTATG TCCTTCCCAACTTTGAGGTGAAGATCACTCCTTGGAAGCCATATATCCTGACAGTGCCCAGCGACCATGATGAAATCCAATTAGACATTCAGGCCAG GTACATCTATGGGAAGCCCGTGCAGGGCGTGGCCTATACACGCTTCGCACTCATGGACGAGCAAGGGAAGAGGACTTTCCTTCGGGGCCTAGAGACCCAAACCAAG TTGGTGGAAGGCCAGACTCACATTTCCATCTCAAAGGACCAGTTCCAGGCCGCCCTGAATAAAATCAACATTGAGGTCAGAGACCTGGAGGGGCTTCGTCTCTACGCTGCCGCCGCTGTCATCGAGTCTCCAG GGGGAGAGATGGAAGAGGCAGAGCTCACATCCTGGCACTTTGTATCATCTGCCTTCTCCTTGGATCTGAGCCGCACCAAGCAGCATCTTGTGCCGGGGACCCACTTTCTGCTGCAG GCCCTGGTCCGAGAAATGTCAGGCTCTGAAGCCTCTGATGTTCCTGTCAAGGTCTCCGCCACATTGGTGTCTGGCTCTAACTCAGAAGTCCTTGACTTACAGCAGAATACCAATGGAATTGGCCAAGTCAGCATTTCCATCAAAGTCCCACCGACCATCACAGAACTTCGGCTCTTG GTGTCTGCGGGCTCCCTCCACCCAGCTATAGCCAGGCTCACTGTGCAAGCCCCACCTTCAAGAGGCACTGGCTTTCTGTCCATTGAGCCACTAGACCCTCGGGCCCCTCGTGTGGGGGACACCTTCATCCTGAACCTTCGAACAATAGGCATCCAAGCACCTACCTTCTCTCATTACTACTACATG GTCATCTCCAGAGGCCAAATCATGGCTATGAGACGGGAGCGCAGGACGGCCCTGACAGCCATCTCTGTGCTGGTGGAGCATCACTTGGCCCCCTCTTTCTACGTTGTGGCCTATTTCTATCACCAAGGACTCCCCGTGGCCAACTCCCTGCTCATCAACATCCAGCCCGGGGACTGTGAGGGCAAG CTGGAATTGAAGGTAGATGGTGCCAAGGAGTATCGTAATGGGGAAAGCATGAAGCTCCAACTGCAGACTGACTCTGAAGCCATGGTGGCACTGGGAGCTGTGGACACGGCTCTGTACGCTGTGGGTGGCCGGTCTCACAAACCCCTCGACATGAGCAAGGTTTGCCAAAC tgtgtctctctctctgtgtgtggcagATTCAGGGGCAAAAGGCTGGGCTGAGggattgggagggagggaggctgagcGAGCTCCCTGTGGCTTGATACTCTCTTGCCCTCAACCAGGCCTGAGCTGTCCCAAGGAGAAGAAAAGTCGGCAAAAGAGAAGTGTAAACTTCCAGAAGGCTATCAGCGAGAAGT TGGGCCAGTATGCTTCTCCAGACACCAAGCGCTGCTGTCAAGATGGGATGACGAAGCTGCCCATGGCGCGTACCTGTGAGCAGCGGGCAGCCCGTGTGCCTCAGCCGGCCTGCCGGGAGCCCTTCTTGTCCTGTTGCAAGTTTGCTGAGGACCTTCGCAGGAACCAGACCAGGAGCCTGGCGGGCCTTGCCCGAG CCCAGGACGTGCTACAGGAGGAGGAGCTGATAGATGAAGATGACATTCTCGTGCGCAGCTTCTTCCCAGAGAACTGGCTCTGGAGAGTGGAGCGGGTGGACCGGTCCAAACA GTTGACAGTGTGGCTTCCTGACTCTCTGACTACATGGGAGATTCATGGTGTGAGCCTGTCCAAAAGCAAAG GCCTGTGTGTAGCCAAGCCAACTCATGTTCGAGTGTTCCGAAAGTTCCACCTGCACCTGCGCCTGCCCATCTCCGTCCGCCGCTTTGAGCAGCTCGAGTTACGGCCTGTTCTCTATAACTATCTAAATGATGATGTGACT GTGAGTGTCCATGTGTCCCCGGTGGAGGGGCTGTGCCTGGCTGGTGGTGGAATGCTGGCCCAGCAGGTGACAGTGCCTGCAGGCTCTGCCCGGCCAGTGGCCTTCTCTGTGGTACCCACAGCTGCTGCCAGTGTGCCCCTCAAAGTGGTGGCTCGAGGGACTTTTGATATAGGGGATGCTGTGTCTAAGATTCTCCAAATTGAG aaggaaggggcCATCCACAGAGAAGAGATGGTCTACAACCTCGACCCCCTAA ATAACCAAGGCCGGACTTTGGAAATTCCTGGCAGCTCCGATCCCAACATCATCCCTGATGGAGACTTCAGCAGCTTCGTCAGGGTTACGG CCTCTGAACCCTTGGAGACTCTGGGCTCTGAAGGCGCCTTATCCCCAGGAGGCGTGGCCTCTCTCCTGAGGCTTCCCAGGGGCTGCGCAGAACAAACCATGATCTATTTGGCCCCTACCCTGACTGCTTCCCACTACCTGGACAGGACAGAGCAGTGGAGCAAACTGCCCCCTGAGACAAAGGACCATGCTGTGGATCTGATCCAGAAAG GCCACATGCGGATCCAACAGTTTCGGAAGAAAGACGGCTCCTTTGGGGCGTGGTTACACAGGGACAGCAGTACCTG GCTGACTGCGTTTGTGCTGAAGATTCTGAGTTTGGCCCAGGAGCAGGTGGGCGACTCCCCCGAGAAGCTGCAGGAGACTGCTAGCTGGCTCCTGTCCCAGCAGCTGGGTGATGGCTCCTTCCACGACCCATGTCCAGTCATCCACAGAGGCATGCAG GGTGGCTTGGTGGGGGCCGACGAGACGGTGGCACTGACTGCCTTTGTGGTCATTGCCCTTCACCACGGGCTGAACATCTTCCAGGACGAGAATGCGCAGCAGCTGAAGAACAGAGTG GAAGCCTCCATTACCAAGGCAAACTCGTTCTTGGGGCAGAAGGCAAGCGCTGGGCTCCTGGGTGCCCATGCAGCCGCCATCACAGCCTACGCCCTGACGCTGACCAAGGCCTCGGAGGACCTACAGAATGTTGCCCACAACAGCCTGATGGCCATGGCTGAGGAAACAGGGG AAAACCTCTACTGGGGCGTAGTCATTGGCTCTCAGGACAACGTTGTGTCACCCACCGCAGCCCCCCGTAGCCCATCAGAACCCGTGCCCCAGGCCCCAGCCCTGTGGATCGAGACCACAGCCTACGCCCTGCTCCATCTGCTGCTgcgggagggaaagggagagatggcTGACAAGGCCGCCTCCTGGCTCACCCACCAGGGAAGCTTCCACGGGGCGTTCCGCAGTACCCAG GACACTGTGGTCACCCTGGATGCCCTGTCTGCCTACTGGATCGCTTCGCACACCACCGAGGAGAAGGCCCTCAACGTGACTCTCAGCTCCATGGGCCGCAATGGGTTCAAGACCCACATGCTACACCTGAACAACCACCAAGTCAAGggcctggaggaggagctgaag TTCTCCCTGGGCAGCACCATCAGTGTCAAGGTGGGAGGAAACAGCAAAGGCACCTTAAAG ATTCTGCGTACCTACAACGTCCTGGACATGAAGAACACGACATGCCAGGACCTTCAGATAGAAGTGACGGTCACAGGCTATGTGGAATATACAA GGGAAGCCAACGAAGACTACGAAGACGAAGACGACTATGACATGCCAGCTGCAGATGATCCCAGCGTCCACTCGCAGCCTGTGACGCCCCTGCAGCTGTTTGAGGGTCGTCGGAGCCGCCGCAGGAGGGAGGCCCCCAAGGTGGCTGGAGAGCAGGAGTCCAGAGTGCAGTACTCCGTGTGTAtctg GCGCAATGGCAAGCTGGGGCTGTCTGGCATGGCCATCGCAGACATCACCCTCCTGAGTGGATTCCACGCCCTGAGGGCCGACCTGGAGAAG CTAACCTCCCTCTCTGACCGTTACGTGAGTCACTTTGAGACCGACGGGCCCCATGTCCTGCTGTACTTCGACTCG GTCCCGACCACCCGGGAGTGCGTGGGCTTCGGAGCCTCACAGGAGGTGGCCGTGGGGCTGGTGCAGCCAGCCAGCGCTGTCCTGTATGACTACTACAGCCCAG ACCACAAGTGTTCTGTGTTTTATGCCGCACCCACCAAGAGCAAGCTCCTGTCCACCCTGTGCTCTGCAGACGTCTGCCAGTGCGCCGAGG GGAAGTGTCCTCGGCAGCGCCGGTCACTGGAGCGAGGAGTGGAGGACAGGGACGGCTACCGGATGAAGTTCGCCTGCTACTATCCCCGAGTGGAGTATG GCTTCCAAGTGAAAGTTCTCCGAGAAGATGGCAGAGCTGCCTTCCGCCTCTTTGAGACCAAGATCACCCAAGTCCTGCATTTCA CAAAGGATGCCAAGGCCTTCATAGGTCAGACCCGCAACTTCCTGGTCCGGGCTTCCTGCCGCCTTCGTTTGGAGCCTAACAAAGAGTACTTGATCATGGGGCTGGACGGGGTCACCAGTGACCTCAAGGGAGA CCCCCAGTACTTGCTGGATTCAAATAGCTGGATCGAGGAGATGCCTTCTGAACGCTTGTGCAAGAGCACCCGCCAGCGGGCAGCCTGCGCCCAGCTCAACGACTTCCTGCAGGAGTACAGCAGCCAGGGGTGCCAGGTGTGA
- the LOC116075354 gene encoding serine/threonine-protein kinase 19-like, which yields MNRKRRLLASEAFGVKRRRAPGPVRADPLRARAGSAREAIEELVQLFPRGLFEDALPPIALRSQVYSLVPDRTVADLQLVTGVRKATGERD from the exons ATGAATCGCAAGAGACGGCTCCTGGCGTCCGAGGCTTTTGGAGTGAAGCGACGGCGGGCACCGGGGCCCGTGAGAGCGGATCCTCTACGGGCGAGAGCAG GCTCGGCGCGCGAGGCCATCGAGGAGCTTGTGCAGCTCTTCCCCCGGGGACTGTTCGAGGACGCGCTGCCGCCCATCGCGCTGAGGAGCCAGGTGTACAGTCTCGTGCCAGACCGGACGGTGGCCGACCTACAACTG GTGACAGGTGTACGGAAGGCCACCGGTGAAAGAGATTga
- the Stk19 gene encoding serine/threonine-protein kinase 19, translating to MRETVGGNAADRSRTCSAQKELQERGEIRVIQLGFDLDAHGIVFTEDYRTRVLKACDGRPCAGAVQKFLASVLPASGDLSFQQDQMTQTFGFRDQEITHLVNAGVLTVRDAGSWWLAVPGAGRFIKYFVKGRQAVLSMVRKAKYRELALSELLGRRAPSAVRLGLAYHVHDLIGAQLVDCVPTTSGTLLRLPDT from the exons ATGCGCGAGACCGTGGGCGGTAACGCTGCGGACCGTTCTAGGACCTGCAGCGCACAA AAGGAGCTTCAAGAGCGGGGAGAGATCAGAGTCATCCAGCTGGGCTTTGACTTGGATGCCCATGGGATTGTCTTCACAGAAGACTACAGGACCCGG GTGCTCAAGGCCTGTGATGGCCGACCATGCGCTGGGGCGGTGCAGAAGTTCCTGGCCTCAGTGCTCCCAGCCTCTGGGGACCTTAGTTTCCAGCAGGACCAGATGACACAGACTTTCGGCTTCAGGGACCAGGAGATCAC GCACCTGGTGAATGCTGGGGTCCTCACTGTCCGCGATGCTGGAAGCTGGTGGCTGGCTGTGCCTGGCGCTGGGAGATTCATTAAGTACTTTGTTAAAG GGCGCCAGGCTGTTCTGAGCATGGTGCGGAAGGCCAAGTACCGGGAGCTTGCCCTGTCAGAGCTCCTGGGCCGCAGGGCCCCTTCAGCAGTGCGGCTGGGTCTTGCTTACCATGTGCACGACCTCATTGGAGCCCAGCTGGTGGACTG TGTCCCCACCACTTCTGGAACTCTCCTTCGCCTGCCAGATACATGA
- the Dxo gene encoding decapping and exoribonuclease protein, whose product MEPRGTKRKAEKTEVAKPWNKLPLSVPSLRTAPSLYSGPFPFYRRPSELGCFSLDAQRQYHGDARALRYYSPPPINGPGPDFDLRDGYPDRYHPRDEEVRERLDHLLRWVLEHRNQLEGGPGWLAGATVTWRGHLTKLLTTPYERQEGWQLAASRFQGTLYLSEVETPAARAQRLARPPLLRELMYMGYKFEQYMCADKPGGSPDPSGEVNTNVAFCSVLRSRLGSHPLLFSGEVDCLDPQAPCTQPPSCYVELKTSKEMHSPGQWRSFYRHKLLKWWAQSFLPGVPYVVAGFRNPEGFVCSLKTFPTMEMFENVRNDREGWNPSVCMNFCAAFLSFAQSTVVQDDPGLVHLFSWEPGGPVTVSIHRDAPYAFLPSWYVEAMTQDLPSLSETPSPKD is encoded by the exons ATGGAGCCCAGAGGGACCAAGAGGAAAGCGGAGAAGACAGAGGTGGCCAAGCCTTGGAACAAGCTGCCCCTGTCGGTACCCTCGCTGCGCACAGCGCCCTCTCTGTACTCGGGACCCTTCCCGTTCTACCGGCGCCCTTCCGAACTGGGCTGCTTCTCCCTGGACGCACAACGCCAGTACCATGGAGATGCCCGAGCCCTCCGCTACTACAGCCCGCCCCCCATCAACGGACCTGGCCCAGACTTTGATCTCAGAGATGGATACCCTGACCGATACCATCCCCGGGACGAGGAAGTCCGAGAGAGGCTGGACCATTTGCTACGCTGGGTTCTGGAACACCGGAACCAGCTGGAGGG GGGTCCAGGCTGGCTGGCAGGGGCCACAGTGACATGGCGAGGGCACCTGACCAAACTGCTGACCACACCGTATGAGCGGCAGGAGGGCTGGCAGCTGGCAGCCTCCCGGTTCCAAGGGACACTGTACCTAAGTGAGGTGGAGACCCCGGCCGCTCGGGCCCAGAGACTTGCCAGGCCGCCCCTCCTCCGGGAGCTCATGTACATGGGCTACAAATTTGAGCAGTACATGTGCGCAG ACAAACCTGGAGGCTCCCCAGACCCCTCTGGGGAGGTTAACACCAACGTGGCCTTCTGCTCTGTGCTACGCAGCCGCCTGGGGAGCCACCCTCTCCTGTTCTCCGGGGAGGTAGACTGCCTAGACCCCCAGGCCCCTTGCACACAGCCGCCCTCCTGCTACGTGGAGCTCAAGACATCCAAGGAGATGCACAGCCCTGGCCAGTGGAGGAGCTTCTACAG ACACAAGCTGCTGAAATGGTGGGCTCAGTCGTTCCTCCCAGGGGTCCCATATGTTGTTGCCGGCTTCCGGAACCCAGAAGGTTTCGTCTGTTCCTTAAAGACCTTTCCTACCATGGAGATGTTTGAAAACGTCAGG AATGACCGAGAAGGCTGGAATCCCTCTGTGTGCATGAACTTCTGTGCTGCCTTCCTTAGCTTTGCCCAGAGCACAGTAGTCCAGGATGACCCTGG GCTTGTCCACCTCTTCTCCTGGGAACCTGGTGGCCCTGTCACTGTGTCTATTCATCGGGATGCACCCTATGCCT